A window of bacterium contains these coding sequences:
- a CDS encoding DUF1559 domain-containing protein yields MRKGFTLIELLVVIAIIAILAAILFPVFAKAREKARQASCLSNARQMGIGLVAYIQDYDEAHPGCYIGVWTGAFWSTSNPGGNRRWFQVVEPYIKNSQIWKCPSSNSAAGALDYGVNRSVFPEDVNPQRLANFQAPANTIAVSERPNTGGASQHPYHCAAYGQYGCCHVQDPHNNGGNFVFLDGHAKWMKSESTKGMWSCGHGW; encoded by the coding sequence ATGCGCAAGGGATTCACACTCATTGAGCTGTTGGTTGTCATCGCGATCATCGCGATCCTCGCCGCGATCCTGTTCCCGGTGTTCGCCAAGGCCCGGGAGAAGGCGCGTCAGGCGAGCTGTCTGTCGAACGCCCGGCAGATGGGCATCGGGCTGGTGGCCTACATCCAGGACTACGACGAGGCCCACCCCGGGTGCTACATCGGGGTCTGGACCGGCGCGTTCTGGAGCACGAGCAATCCCGGCGGAAACCGGCGCTGGTTCCAGGTGGTGGAGCCATACATCAAGAACAGCCAGATCTGGAAGTGCCCCTCCTCCAACTCGGCGGCCGGGGCGCTGGACTATGGCGTGAACCGCAGCGTCTTCCCTGAGGACGTCAATCCCCAGAGGCTCGCGAACTTCCAGGCCCCGGCCAACACGATCGCTGTCTCCGAGCGGCCCAACACCGGGGGCGCTTCACAGCATCCATACCATTGTGCGGCCTACGGCCAGTACGGCTGCTGCCATGTGCAGGACCCGCACAACAATGGCGGCAACTTCGTCTTCCTCGATGGCCATGCCAAGTGGATGAAGTCGGAGAGCACGAAGGGCATGTGGTCGTGCGGCCACGGCTGGTAG
- the larA gene encoding nickel-dependent lactate racemase produces MQIHLRYGRQGLDVELPDRNVRHVLRMNELPVLPDPEGAVREALLHPIASPPLAEIATGRRDAVIVVSDITRPVPNALLLPPLLETLGQAGLPPEQVTILVATGLHRGNTDEELAEMLGPQVMASGCRIVNHVARDPESHADLGRTSRGLPVHVDRRYVEADLKILTGLIEPHLMAGYSGGRKAICPGLCSVRTVMAWHSAEMLDPDEARAGNLWHNPVHEQALEVADLANGCGLESPRSNVFLLNVVLNEARQPTGVFAGDMRRAHLAGMELAERQTKVTLAEPVDIVVTTAAGYPLDLTFYQGVKGMVGALPIVKPGGTVIVAQENAEGLGGPEFAELILGQSSLDGLMAQAFAGTLCSIDLWQLQEMHKVCRQATVVSVSSLPADLQRELFVVPAETVEAAVAQALAVHGPDASIAVIPEGPYVLACLQDDLVGMRNVREMVC; encoded by the coding sequence ATGCAGATCCATCTTCGCTACGGCCGTCAGGGGCTGGACGTCGAGCTACCCGACCGCAATGTGCGCCATGTGCTGCGCATGAACGAACTGCCGGTGTTGCCCGACCCGGAGGGCGCGGTGCGCGAGGCGCTGCTCCACCCCATCGCCTCTCCCCCGCTGGCCGAGATCGCCACCGGCCGCCGCGATGCCGTCATCGTCGTCTCGGACATCACCCGCCCTGTGCCCAACGCGTTGTTGCTGCCGCCGCTGCTGGAGACGCTCGGCCAGGCCGGTCTGCCCCCGGAGCAGGTGACGATCCTCGTCGCCACCGGTCTGCACCGGGGCAACACCGACGAGGAGCTGGCCGAGATGCTGGGGCCGCAGGTCATGGCCAGCGGCTGCCGCATCGTCAACCACGTGGCCCGCGACCCGGAGAGCCATGCGGACCTGGGGCGCACGTCGCGCGGCCTCCCGGTGCACGTGGACCGGCGCTACGTCGAGGCCGACCTGAAGATCCTGACCGGCCTGATCGAGCCGCACCTGATGGCGGGCTATTCGGGCGGCCGCAAGGCCATCTGCCCCGGCCTGTGCAGCGTGCGCACGGTCATGGCGTGGCACAGCGCCGAGATGCTCGACCCGGACGAGGCGCGCGCGGGCAACCTGTGGCACAATCCCGTGCACGAGCAGGCACTGGAGGTGGCAGACCTGGCGAACGGCTGCGGGCTGGAAAGCCCGCGGTCCAACGTCTTCCTCCTCAACGTCGTGCTCAACGAGGCCCGGCAACCGACCGGTGTCTTCGCCGGCGACATGCGCCGGGCCCATCTGGCGGGCATGGAGTTGGCCGAGCGCCAGACCAAGGTGACGCTGGCCGAGCCGGTGGACATTGTCGTCACCACCGCCGCCGGCTACCCGCTCGACCTGACGTTCTACCAGGGCGTCAAGGGGATGGTCGGCGCGCTGCCCATCGTCAAGCCCGGCGGTACCGTCATCGTGGCCCAGGAGAACGCCGAGGGCCTCGGCGGCCCGGAGTTCGCTGAACTGATCCTCGGCCAGAGCAGCCTCGATGGTCTCATGGCCCAGGCCTTCGCCGGTACGCTGTGCTCCATTGACCTGTGGCAACTCCAGGAGATGCACAAGGTCTGCCGCCAAGCCACGGTCGTCAGCGTGTCGAGCCTGCCCGCCGACCTGCAGCGCGAGCTGTTCGTCGTTCCCGCCGAGACGGTGGAGGCGGCGGTGGCGCAGGCCCTCGCGGTCCACGGTCCGGACGCCAGCATCGCCGTGATCCCCGAGGGGCCGTATGTCCTCGCGTGTTTGCAGGATGATCTGGTGGGGATGCGGAACGTCCGAGAGATGGTATGCTGA
- a CDS encoding sugar phosphate isomerase/epimerase yields the protein MRYGVAVWNYMEPGLPLTELVQELAGAGFDSLALQPHFLADLDAAAWRDLGRVVERNDLTVTLHTNFPLFRAEHLRTAREQFGARLLDVTFDAAMETTSCGMFYDIATMALVLRTVAETAPGLRFGVEDFPLDAAAVDAYAEHLRPLLALDGFGMLVDLGHLNLRRHQHPYFQGGDAAAYIRSVAAPIHEVHVHDNDGMRDLHQHPGAGNADLAGAARGLREVGFDGVCTIEVAPSFHGATPAESRPALRGSLQAWRALMAG from the coding sequence ATGCGTTACGGTGTTGCCGTCTGGAACTACATGGAGCCCGGGCTCCCACTGACGGAGTTGGTACAGGAGTTGGCTGGAGCCGGCTTCGACAGCCTCGCCCTGCAGCCCCACTTCCTGGCCGACCTCGACGCCGCGGCGTGGCGCGACCTGGGCCGGGTCGTCGAGCGCAACGACCTGACCGTCACGCTGCACACGAACTTCCCGCTGTTCCGCGCCGAGCACCTGCGCACGGCCCGCGAGCAGTTCGGCGCGCGTTTGCTCGATGTCACCTTCGATGCCGCCATGGAGACCACGTCCTGCGGCATGTTCTACGACATAGCGACCATGGCGCTGGTGCTGCGGACCGTGGCCGAGACGGCGCCCGGCTTGCGCTTCGGAGTCGAGGACTTCCCGCTGGACGCCGCCGCCGTGGACGCCTACGCCGAGCACCTGCGGCCGCTGCTGGCCCTGGACGGCTTCGGGATGCTCGTGGACCTGGGGCATCTGAACCTGCGCCGGCACCAGCACCCGTACTTCCAGGGCGGGGACGCCGCCGCCTACATCCGTAGCGTCGCGGCGCCGATCCACGAAGTGCACGTGCACGACAACGACGGCATGCGCGACCTGCACCAACACCCCGGCGCAGGCAACGCCGACCTGGCTGGCGCCGCGCGGGGCCTGCGTGAAGTCGGCTTCGACGGCGTCTGCACGATCGAGGTCGCGCCGTCCTTCCACGGCGCCACACCGGCCGAATCACGCCCCGCCCTGCGCGGGTCGCTGCAAGCCTGGCGCGCGCTCATGGCGGGTTGA
- a CDS encoding Gfo/Idh/MocA family oxidoreductase → MSKLKVAFIGTGKVPEKAGPMGYAMAYRHGEAYKLLADDVEMVAAADIVPEHAQAFASKFGFTDIFTDYHEMLAQIKLDLVSICTWPHLHRQMVVDCAEAGVPAIHCEKPVAYSFGDARALVAACEQSGTKLTFNHQRRYGLPFAMAKQMIDDGVIGDIQKIEIGIGDLFDYGSHNFDMANWFAGEGNTSWVLCGLDYSKEKLIFGTHNENSAIAVWQYESGIFGQAATGDAGASVGCHHRIIGNDGMIEIGRAGQPVLRVLQAGASWVGYDCDGESCHGPNFIERCLADVVDCFKTGRECMMNARNALRATEQIFACWESVRRRGMVHLPLDIEDNPLRDMVERGDLKPAKAQ, encoded by the coding sequence ATGTCCAAGCTCAAAGTCGCATTCATCGGCACCGGCAAAGTCCCCGAGAAGGCCGGTCCCATGGGCTATGCCATGGCCTATCGCCATGGCGAGGCGTACAAGCTGCTGGCCGACGACGTCGAGATGGTCGCCGCCGCCGACATCGTGCCCGAGCACGCGCAGGCCTTCGCAAGCAAGTTCGGCTTCACCGACATCTTCACGGACTATCACGAGATGCTGGCGCAGATCAAGCTGGACCTCGTGTCCATCTGCACCTGGCCGCACCTGCACCGACAGATGGTCGTGGACTGCGCCGAGGCCGGCGTACCCGCCATCCACTGCGAGAAGCCCGTGGCCTACAGCTTCGGTGACGCCAGGGCTCTCGTCGCGGCGTGTGAGCAATCCGGCACGAAGCTCACTTTCAACCACCAGCGGCGCTACGGCCTGCCCTTCGCCATGGCCAAGCAGATGATTGACGACGGCGTCATCGGTGACATCCAGAAGATCGAGATTGGCATCGGGGATCTGTTCGACTACGGCTCCCACAACTTCGACATGGCCAACTGGTTCGCCGGCGAGGGTAACACCAGTTGGGTGCTGTGCGGCTTGGACTACAGCAAGGAGAAGCTGATCTTCGGCACCCACAACGAGAACAGCGCCATCGCGGTGTGGCAGTATGAGAGCGGCATCTTCGGCCAGGCGGCCACGGGCGACGCGGGCGCGTCGGTCGGCTGCCACCACCGCATCATCGGCAATGATGGCATGATCGAGATCGGGCGCGCCGGCCAGCCGGTGCTGCGCGTTCTGCAGGCCGGCGCGTCCTGGGTTGGCTACGACTGTGACGGCGAGAGCTGCCATGGCCCCAACTTCATCGAGCGCTGTCTGGCCGACGTGGTGGACTGCTTCAAGACCGGCCGCGAGTGCATGATGAACGCGCGCAACGCCCTGCGGGCCACCGAGCAGATCTTCGCCTGCTGGGAGTCCGTGCGGCGGCGCGGCATGGTGCACCTGCCGCTGGACATCGAGGACAACCCGCTGCGCGACATGGTCGAGCGCGGCGACTTGAAGCCGGCGAAGGCACAGTAG
- a CDS encoding uroporphyrinogen decarboxylase family protein encodes MGTGTLSRRERMRLALDHQTTDRIPFAMVCAGINAPAHRALEEYLARERQTTVAAVLQPLVDIQGCAPPYVGPALPAGTDMWGVHRKPVSYGADCYHEIDVYPLAGARTVADIAAHAWPTPELFDYAAFPGLVARLQADGETCLMLSNGNIFETTWYMRGFEQSFMDLVMEPELFHAIAGRVTDFFCEHFHRALSAVPGAIDLVFTADDIGGQNGLLMSLAMWEEHLKPYHTRLNAVIHEHGARVIYHSDGAVAEAVPGLLDMGIDVLQALQFDAAGMDPADLKGRFGDRLCFEGGVSVQHTLPFGTAEDVADEVRRHIDILGAGGGYILGPSHAIQAGTPPENIVALFDTAAGYYPH; translated from the coding sequence ATGGGAACCGGTACACTCAGCCGCCGCGAGCGGATGCGCCTCGCGCTCGACCACCAGACCACCGACCGCATCCCCTTCGCCATGGTCTGCGCCGGGATCAATGCCCCGGCCCACCGGGCACTCGAGGAGTATCTGGCGCGCGAGCGCCAGACCACCGTCGCCGCCGTCCTGCAACCCCTCGTGGACATCCAGGGCTGTGCTCCCCCGTATGTCGGTCCCGCGCTGCCCGCCGGGACCGACATGTGGGGCGTCCACCGCAAGCCCGTGAGCTACGGCGCGGACTGCTACCACGAGATTGACGTCTATCCCCTGGCCGGGGCCCGTACCGTCGCCGACATCGCCGCTCATGCCTGGCCGACGCCGGAACTGTTCGACTACGCCGCCTTCCCCGGCCTCGTGGCCCGGCTGCAGGCCGACGGCGAGACCTGCCTCATGCTGTCGAATGGCAACATCTTCGAGACCACGTGGTACATGCGCGGCTTCGAGCAGAGCTTCATGGACCTGGTCATGGAGCCCGAGCTGTTCCACGCCATCGCCGGCCGGGTCACCGACTTCTTCTGCGAGCACTTCCACCGCGCGCTCAGTGCTGTCCCGGGCGCGATTGACCTGGTCTTCACGGCCGACGACATCGGCGGCCAGAACGGGCTGCTCATGTCGCTGGCGATGTGGGAGGAGCACCTCAAGCCCTACCACACGCGCCTCAATGCGGTCATCCACGAGCACGGGGCCCGGGTCATCTACCACTCGGACGGGGCGGTGGCGGAGGCGGTGCCGGGGCTGCTGGACATGGGGATAGACGTGCTGCAGGCGCTGCAGTTCGACGCCGCAGGGATGGACCCGGCGGACCTGAAGGGGCGTTTCGGGGATCGGCTCTGCTTCGAGGGCGGCGTGAGCGTCCAGCACACGCTGCCTTTCGGCACTGCGGAGGACGTGGCGGACGAGGTGCGGCGGCACATTGACATCCTCGGCGCGGGGGGCGGCTACATCCTCGGCCCCAGCCACGCCATCCAGGCCGGCACACCCCCCGAGAACATCGTGGCCCTGTTCGACACGGCGGCGGGGTACTACCCCCACTGA
- a CDS encoding type II toxin-antitoxin system RelE/ParE family toxin encodes MPYEVEVSGRAARMIRSMGPELQARVLQELHALATEPRPPGVVRLHGKWDGAWRTRVGDYRVVYTVDDTARVVRVVTIGHRSRVYE; translated from the coding sequence ATGCCATACGAAGTCGAAGTGAGCGGCCGCGCCGCCAGGATGATACGGAGCATGGGACCGGAACTGCAGGCGCGAGTGCTGCAGGAATTGCACGCGCTGGCGACCGAGCCCAGGCCGCCGGGCGTGGTGCGGCTACACGGCAAGTGGGACGGGGCGTGGCGGACCCGCGTCGGTGACTACCGCGTCGTCTACACCGTAGACGACACAGCGCGGGTAGTCCGTGTCGTCACCATCGGGCACCGTAGCCGCGTCTACGAGTAG
- a CDS encoding ribbon-helix-helix protein, CopG family, producing MKTRQDPVHRKMGVNVSLDHHTLAMLDEAANAESTTRSALLRRIIAEWVADVALDRALMAEAEEILSDPATEWVPLEQLEAELGGTCHTKSK from the coding sequence ATGAAGACACGACAAGACCCCGTCCACCGCAAGATGGGCGTCAACGTCAGCCTGGACCATCACACCCTCGCGATGCTCGACGAAGCTGCCAACGCTGAGAGCACGACCCGCTCAGCCCTCCTGCGCCGCATCATCGCCGAATGGGTCGCCGACGTGGCCCTGGATCGGGCGCTCATGGCGGAAGCCGAGGAGATACTCAGCGATCCGGCTACCGAGTGGGTTCCCCTTGAGCAACTTGAGGCGGAGCTGGGGGGCACATGCCATACGAAGTCGAAGTGA
- a CDS encoding glycosyltransferase family 39 protein, whose product MNGISSSTVPGRDGTLGGGVVISAALVLLCVGAIILLRLPYCDGGLLKSDEAVYAVTARAWSQGLLPGRDTWDNKPPGMAAAYLLAARLPGGMIAGSRLLALLLAAVTLLVTLRLARLAAPTLPVWPVAVAYVLITHANGWPAPEWVVLNGEWPSTALVALSALCLAEWTRRGDGWWVLLAGVWGGMALLFRQTALVPMAALGLWLIWVAARRGGGRDAGASVGLAMAGTLLAWAPLVAYYTAHGAQSYLWPACGGWGLAYAEQRVGWADGWRNACGSLGVGLLPALAGLGLLGAVLAVVPARWGEAGRGVAVPTLRWLLVALGLGSALAVLPGGRLFDHYFLQAAPPWALAVGLGAAQVRRWPRCPLLRSAAGVMLALGVLAVGGRLLLSHPDNARAVMDEASQEVFAAVADTTQARTRPTDRILVWAWAPQVYWYANRLPAARDLTLNYALGWIGREPGELFPGAAAALRADLCRTRPPIIVKPTDDAVPFGTSPAWQPGAAPLVWAFVRQNYRQVQHLPHWEVYELRAGVSAGRAEPPAHDPLRPHRHL is encoded by the coding sequence ATGAACGGGATATCGTCTAGCACAGTGCCGGGCAGGGACGGCACGCTCGGCGGTGGGGTCGTCATCTCTGCAGCGCTCGTGCTGTTGTGTGTGGGGGCCATCATCCTCTTACGCCTTCCCTACTGCGACGGCGGGTTGCTCAAGTCGGACGAGGCTGTCTACGCGGTAACCGCCCGGGCGTGGAGCCAGGGGCTGCTGCCGGGCCGCGACACGTGGGACAACAAGCCGCCCGGGATGGCGGCGGCATACCTCCTGGCGGCGCGGCTGCCAGGCGGCATGATCGCGGGCTCACGGCTGCTGGCGCTGCTGTTGGCGGCCGTGACGCTGCTGGTCACGCTCCGACTGGCGCGCCTGGCGGCGCCGACGCTTCCGGTGTGGCCCGTGGCGGTCGCCTATGTGCTGATCACCCATGCCAACGGGTGGCCTGCCCCCGAATGGGTGGTGCTCAACGGCGAGTGGCCGTCCACGGCACTGGTAGCACTGAGCGCCCTGTGTCTGGCCGAATGGACCCGGCGGGGCGATGGCTGGTGGGTGCTGCTGGCAGGCGTGTGGGGTGGGATGGCGCTGCTGTTCCGGCAGACGGCGCTGGTCCCGATGGCGGCGTTGGGGCTGTGGCTGATCTGGGTAGCGGCGCGGCGCGGCGGAGGTCGCGATGCAGGGGCGAGCGTGGGCCTGGCCATGGCCGGGACGCTCTTGGCCTGGGCCCCACTGGTTGCCTACTACACCGCGCACGGGGCCCAGTCGTACCTATGGCCGGCGTGCGGCGGCTGGGGGCTGGCGTATGCGGAACAGCGCGTGGGCTGGGCTGACGGATGGCGCAATGCCTGCGGCAGCCTGGGTGTCGGCCTGCTGCCGGCCCTGGCGGGGCTCGGCCTGCTCGGCGCTGTGCTGGCTGTTGTGCCGGCGCGATGGGGAGAGGCGGGGAGGGGCGTGGCGGTGCCGACGCTCCGCTGGCTTCTGGTGGCTCTGGGCCTCGGCAGCGCCCTGGCGGTGCTGCCGGGCGGGCGCCTGTTCGACCACTACTTCCTGCAGGCGGCGCCCCCCTGGGCGTTGGCCGTGGGTCTGGGTGCGGCACAGGTCAGACGCTGGCCGCGCTGCCCGCTCCTGCGCTCCGCCGCCGGCGTGATGCTGGCGTTGGGGGTGCTGGCCGTCGGGGGACGACTGCTGCTCTCCCATCCCGACAACGCGAGGGCCGTCATGGACGAGGCGAGCCAGGAGGTGTTCGCGGCGGTGGCGGACACCACGCAGGCCCGGACGCGCCCGACCGACCGGATACTGGTGTGGGCGTGGGCGCCCCAGGTGTACTGGTACGCCAACCGGCTGCCGGCGGCCCGCGACCTCACGCTCAACTACGCCCTGGGGTGGATCGGCCGCGAGCCCGGCGAGCTGTTCCCGGGGGCCGCCGCCGCGCTGCGTGCCGACCTGTGCCGCACCCGCCCCCCGATCATCGTCAAGCCCACCGACGACGCAGTGCCCTTCGGCACCTCGCCGGCGTGGCAGCCGGGCGCAGCCCCCCTGGTGTGGGCGTTCGTGCGCCAGAACTACCGACAGGTCCAGCACCTGCCGCACTGGGAGGTGTACGAGCTGCGGGCAGGTGTGTCCGCCGGCCGCGCCGAACCCCCCGCGCATGATCCCCTCCGACCTCACCGCCACCTGTGA
- a CDS encoding type II toxin-antitoxin system HicA family toxin, with the protein MPKQPVVSGRELIKALGHIGYEPLRQRGSHVTLVNREVGKTVSVAVHSNKPLPPGTLAHILRQVDISNDELRELVDE; encoded by the coding sequence TTGCCTAAGCAGCCAGTCGTCTCCGGACGCGAGTTGATCAAGGCATTGGGTCACATCGGCTATGAGCCTCTTAGACAGCGGGGGAGTCATGTCACGCTGGTGAACCGAGAGGTTGGCAAGACTGTCTCGGTTGCCGTTCACAGCAACAAGCCTCTGCCGCCAGGCACGCTGGCGCACATCCTGCGGCAAGTCGACATCAGCAATGACGAGCTGCGGGAGTTGGTCGACGAATAG
- a CDS encoding type II toxin-antitoxin system HicB family antitoxin, protein MTYTVVMLREKDGRYSAIVPALPGCATWGESLPEALKMVEEAILAYRDGQEALGLPMPADVGTVNFDLGEAAEASVYRVTVAEEAVFA, encoded by the coding sequence GTGACCTATACAGTCGTCATGCTGCGAGAGAAGGACGGGCGCTATTCGGCTATCGTGCCGGCGCTGCCCGGCTGCGCCACGTGGGGCGAGAGCCTGCCCGAGGCCCTGAAGATGGTCGAGGAGGCCATCTTGGCGTACCGGGATGGTCAGGAGGCGCTGGGGCTGCCGATGCCAGCGGACGTGGGGACGGTGAACTTCGATCTGGGAGAAGCCGCTGAAGCCTCGGTATACAGGGTGACCGTGGCGGAGGAGGCTGTCTTTGCCTAA
- the glmS gene encoding glutamine--fructose-6-phosphate transaminase (isomerizing): protein MCGIVGYVGKRQATAICIQSLHCMEYRGYDSAGVAVITDSGELVLRRAVGKLTNLEADLAADPVVGSLGLGHTRWATHGKPSVANSHPHLSCDGKIAVVHNGIIENYQELRAELEAEGHEFKSQTDTEVMSHLVEKYYAGDLRAAVIEAVHRLRGAFAFGIICADSPGQLVAVRRRSPLVVGIGEGENFIASDMPAIRSETDRVYVIDDDEVALITADNIELTTLDLQPIDKPVYEIPWPADAAGKGGHDHFMHKEIHEQPNAIYACLAGRLTSADAPVKLEGLNLTADEIKRIRKVVFTACGTAYHSGVVGRFVMEKLAKIPSEADLAPELRSRSPIVLDDTLVIAVTQSGETMDTLLALRDMREKGAKVVSVVNVVDSTIARESDGVVYIQAGPEIGVASTKAYTLQILTIELIALYFAEVRGAASAEELRAMKASLLECPEHAEALLAREDSIIAIAEKYYDSRRNQWAKHGVSIENGDAKAAEKGWWSTTFRRDAMRPNSLYLARGVNLASALEGALKLKEISYIHAEGYSAGEMKHGPIALVEPSLFTVAIAVEGEVRDQMVANIMEIKARSGPVIAVATDGDTAIENTGVDKGASPDDVASQPNDMIWVPACPELVSPILVAIPLQLLAYHIAKFRGEHIDQPRNLAKTVTVE from the coding sequence ATGTGTGGTATCGTCGGTTATGTTGGAAAGCGACAGGCCACTGCGATCTGTATCCAGAGCCTGCACTGCATGGAGTACCGCGGCTATGACTCCGCCGGAGTCGCCGTGATCACCGATAGCGGCGAACTCGTCCTGCGCCGCGCGGTTGGCAAGCTCACCAATCTCGAGGCCGATCTGGCTGCCGATCCCGTGGTCGGCTCCCTCGGCCTCGGTCACACCCGCTGGGCCACCCATGGCAAGCCCTCCGTGGCCAACAGCCACCCGCATCTGTCCTGCGATGGCAAGATCGCCGTCGTGCACAACGGCATCATCGAGAACTACCAGGAGCTGCGCGCCGAGCTCGAGGCCGAGGGTCACGAGTTCAAGTCGCAGACCGACACCGAAGTCATGTCGCATCTCGTCGAGAAGTACTATGCGGGTGACCTGCGCGCCGCCGTCATCGAGGCCGTCCATCGCCTGCGCGGCGCCTTCGCCTTCGGCATCATCTGCGCCGACAGCCCCGGGCAGCTCGTCGCCGTCCGCCGCCGCAGCCCGCTCGTCGTCGGCATCGGCGAGGGCGAGAACTTCATCGCCTCCGACATGCCCGCCATCCGCTCCGAGACCGACCGCGTCTACGTCATTGACGACGACGAGGTCGCCCTCATCACCGCCGACAACATCGAGCTGACCACCCTCGACCTCCAGCCGATTGACAAGCCGGTCTACGAGATCCCCTGGCCCGCCGACGCCGCCGGCAAGGGCGGGCATGACCACTTCATGCACAAGGAGATCCACGAGCAGCCCAACGCCATCTACGCTTGTCTGGCGGGCCGCCTGACCTCCGCTGACGCCCCCGTCAAGCTCGAGGGCCTCAACCTGACCGCAGACGAGATCAAGCGCATTCGCAAGGTCGTCTTCACCGCCTGCGGCACCGCGTACCACTCCGGAGTGGTCGGGCGCTTCGTGATGGAGAAGCTGGCGAAGATCCCGTCCGAGGCCGACCTGGCCCCCGAGCTGCGCAGCCGCAGTCCCATCGTCCTGGACGATACCCTCGTCATCGCCGTGACGCAGTCGGGCGAGACGATGGACACGCTCCTGGCCCTGCGCGACATGCGTGAGAAGGGCGCCAAGGTCGTCTCCGTCGTCAACGTCGTGGACAGCACCATCGCCCGCGAGAGCGACGGCGTGGTCTACATCCAGGCCGGCCCCGAGATCGGCGTGGCTTCGACCAAGGCCTACACGCTGCAGATCCTCACCATCGAGCTGATCGCCCTGTACTTCGCCGAAGTGCGCGGCGCGGCCAGCGCCGAGGAACTGCGGGCCATGAAGGCTTCGCTCCTGGAGTGCCCCGAGCACGCCGAGGCCCTGCTGGCGCGCGAGGACAGCATCATCGCCATCGCCGAGAAGTACTACGACTCCCGCCGCAACCAGTGGGCCAAGCACGGCGTCAGCATCGAGAACGGCGACGCGAAGGCCGCGGAGAAGGGCTGGTGGTCCACGACCTTCCGGCGCGACGCCATGCGCCCCAATTCGCTCTACCTGGCCCGCGGCGTCAACCTGGCGTCGGCGCTGGAGGGCGCGCTGAAGCTCAAGGAGATCAGCTACATCCACGCCGAAGGCTACAGCGCCGGCGAGATGAAGCACGGCCCCATCGCGCTGGTCGAGCCGTCGCTGTTCACGGTGGCCATCGCGGTCGAGGGTGAGGTCAGGGACCAGATGGTCGCCAACATCATGGAGATCAAGGCCCGCAGCGGCCCGGTCATCGCCGTGGCGACCGATGGCGACACGGCCATCGAGAACACCGGCGTGGACAAGGGCGCCAGCCCGGACGACGTGGCGAGCCAGCCCAATGACATGATCTGGGTCCCGGCCTGCCCCGAGCTGGTCAGCCCGATCCTGGTGGCTATCCCGCTGCAACTGCTGGCCTACCACATCGCCAAGTTCCGTGGCGAGCACATTGACCAGCCGCGCAATCTGGCCAAGACGGTGACCGTCGAGTAA
- a CDS encoding DUF1559 domain-containing protein gives MAVSRGFTLIELLVVIAIIAILAAILFPVFAKAREKARQSSCLSNVKQLVLATLQYAQDYDEVLPKCGHDSGLVWCDFICPYAKNSQVFRCPSVQQTAISNWATTIGLTTSQIGYGWNVGTAAGRYNDGCGFMLGTGTGQGQAGPFALSQFPVPAETFLLGDVVTDTYYTAPLLSYYPALTRFTTTHNGGGNYGFVDGHAKWMSRESGLGSARLYTRAED, from the coding sequence ATGGCGGTGAGCCGAGGTTTCACGCTTATTGAACTGTTGGTGGTGATCGCGATCATCGCGATTCTAGCGGCGATCCTGTTCCCGGTGTTCGCCAAGGCCAGGGAGAAGGCGAGGCAGAGCAGCTGTCTGAGCAACGTCAAGCAGTTGGTGTTGGCGACTCTGCAGTACGCACAGGACTACGATGAGGTCCTCCCCAAGTGCGGCCACGACTCCGGGCTGGTCTGGTGTGACTTCATCTGCCCGTACGCGAAGAACTCCCAGGTCTTCCGTTGCCCGTCCGTGCAGCAGACGGCCATCAGTAACTGGGCTACCACCATCGGCCTGACCACCAGCCAGATTGGCTATGGCTGGAACGTCGGTACCGCCGCGGGCAGGTACAATGACGGCTGCGGGTTCATGCTGGGCACCGGCACCGGGCAAGGACAGGCCGGTCCCTTCGCGCTCAGCCAATTCCCGGTGCCCGCCGAGACGTTCCTACTGGGTGATGTAGTGACCGACACTTACTACACGGCGCCGCTCCTCTCGTACTACCCAGCCCTGACTCGCTTCACGACGACTCACAACGGCGGCGGGAACTATGGCTTCGTGGATGGTCACGCCAAATGGATGTCCCGAGAGTCCGGTCTGGGGTCCGCGCGACTGTATACTCGCGCCGAGGACTGA